In Pedobacter heparinus DSM 2366, the following are encoded in one genomic region:
- the murI gene encoding glutamate racemase: MNDNQSIGVFDSGYGGLTVFKSIASKLPQYNYIYFGDNARTPYGDHSFETIYQYTLECVEWLFAQGCPLVILACNTASAKALRNIQQNVLPFKYPDRRVLGVIRPTAEIVGDFTLSKHVGVMGTRGTVNSESYLMEINKFFPEISVSQQSCPMWVPLIENNEHIAAGADYFVKKYIDELLAKDNQIDCIVLACTHYPLLVPKIKTILPDHINLLGQDDIVADSLALYLENHPEMTDRIARENKTIFFTSGDAQVFDTQASVFFGERVVSRHVALKASAR, from the coding sequence ATGAACGATAATCAATCCATCGGTGTTTTTGATTCTGGCTATGGCGGCCTGACCGTGTTTAAGTCGATCGCCAGTAAGCTGCCCCAGTATAATTACATTTATTTTGGCGACAATGCGCGTACACCTTATGGAGACCACTCTTTCGAAACCATTTATCAGTATACCCTGGAATGTGTAGAATGGTTGTTTGCGCAGGGGTGCCCGCTGGTTATCCTGGCCTGTAATACCGCTTCGGCAAAGGCGTTGCGCAACATACAGCAAAATGTATTGCCTTTTAAATATCCGGACAGGAGGGTGCTGGGTGTAATCAGGCCAACAGCCGAGATTGTGGGTGATTTTACCCTGTCGAAGCATGTTGGGGTAATGGGTACAAGGGGTACAGTCAATTCCGAGTCTTACCTGATGGAGATCAATAAATTCTTTCCCGAGATATCAGTTTCCCAGCAAAGCTGTCCGATGTGGGTACCCCTGATAGAAAACAATGAACACATAGCCGCAGGTGCCGATTATTTTGTTAAAAAGTACATTGATGAATTATTGGCAAAGGACAATCAAATCGATTGTATTGTTTTGGCATGTACCCATTATCCGCTGCTGGTACCTAAAATAAAGACGATCCTTCCGGATCATATTAACTTGCTGGGACAGGATGATATTGTTGCCGATAGTTTGGCATTGTACCTGGAAAATCATCCCGAAATGACGGATAGAATTGCCAGGGAAAACAAAACCATTTTCTTTACATCTGGTGATGCTCAGGTTTTTGATACCCAGGCCTCTGTCTTTTTTGGTGAAAGGGTAGTTTCCAGGCATGTAGCGCTTAAGGCAAGCGCCCGGTAA
- a CDS encoding LysE family translocator — MFEAILQGIGAGILFSFLTGPVFFSMIKTSIEKGFKAGFALAIGVILSDIIFISLTIFSSQFVDYKSEYFEYIGIVGGLFLLGVGLYYLFNTVKVNYDIAEIAKVKKRGYVLKGFLMCLLSPTTLMFWIMVGGIISVQLHYNLSEKIIFFIIAMATQLTVDGFKTYYAAKLRYRIKEKTIQNLNRIAGAVILIFAIRLFIEVVLKHYK; from the coding sequence ATGTTTGAAGCAATATTACAAGGGATAGGTGCGGGTATTTTATTTTCTTTTTTAACAGGACCAGTGTTCTTTTCAATGATCAAGACCAGCATTGAAAAGGGATTTAAGGCAGGCTTTGCGCTGGCAATCGGCGTCATTCTAAGCGATATCATTTTTATCAGCTTAACCATATTCAGTTCGCAGTTTGTGGATTATAAATCTGAATATTTCGAATACATAGGAATAGTTGGTGGCCTGTTTTTACTGGGAGTAGGTTTATATTATCTGTTTAATACCGTTAAAGTGAATTATGATATTGCTGAGATTGCCAAGGTAAAAAAACGGGGTTATGTATTGAAAGGCTTTTTAATGTGCCTATTATCTCCAACAACATTGATGTTTTGGATAATGGTTGGAGGCATCATTTCCGTACAGCTCCATTATAACCTTTCAGAAAAAATAATCTTTTTCATCATTGCCATGGCTACCCAGCTGACCGTTGATGGCTTTAAAACCTATTATGCAGCAAAGTTAAGGTACAGGATCAAAGAAAAGACTATACAGAACCTGAACAGAATTGCCGGTGCGGTAATCCTGATATTTGCAATCAGGTTGTTTATTGAGGTTGTTTTAAAGCATTACAAATAA
- a CDS encoding deoxycytidylate deaminase, producing MNLASDLAGRSHCVRAQVGAVLTKDTRIISIGYNGPPAGTHNCDEEWPEAGCARDSRGSCSLALHAEENAILYGIKNGSKIEGSTLYTTLSPCIACARLILSSGIRVVHYRDSYAAYKGLPSDEGVDFLKRFGVEVIKYS from the coding sequence ATGAATTTAGCATCCGACCTGGCAGGCCGTTCACATTGTGTGCGTGCGCAGGTAGGGGCTGTTTTAACAAAAGATACACGTATCATCTCGATCGGTTACAATGGCCCTCCGGCAGGGACACACAATTGTGATGAAGAATGGCCGGAAGCAGGTTGTGCCAGGGATTCCCGGGGAAGCTGCTCTCTGGCCCTGCATGCAGAAGAGAATGCCATATTGTATGGTATAAAGAACGGGTCTAAAATTGAAGGTTCAACATTATACACCACTTTATCGCCTTGCATTGCCTGTGCCCGCCTCATTTTATCTTCGGGCATAAGGGTGGTTCATTACCGGGATTCGTATGCAGCCTATAAAGGATTGCCCAGCGATGAAGGCGTTGATTTTTTGAAGAGATTTGGCGTGGAAGTGATTAAGTATTCTTAA
- the guaA gene encoding glutamine-hydrolyzing GMP synthase: MLEKIIILDFGSQYTQLIARRVRELNVYCEIHPFNNIPEIGSDVKGIILSGSPYSVRQKDAPQVDLNKFDKHPMLAVCYGAQYIAQHAGGEVQASSTREYGRAHLNFVAEGNKLFKNITAGSQVWMSHGDTITKVPANFELIASTDSVKVAAYQVKDTQTYAIQFHPEVTHSTDGRQLLENFLVGICGCKQEWTPDAFVETTIADLKEKLGNDKVVLALSGGVDSSVAAILLHKAIGKNLHCIFVDNGLLRKDEYAAVLEQYKHLGLNIKGVDAKDRFLSQLAGVSDPELKRKAIGRVFIEVFDDEAHQVQDVKWLAQGTIYPDIIESVSVKGPSATIKSHHNVGGLPDFMKLKVVEPLNTLFKDEVRRVGTSLGLEHFIIGRHPFPGPGLAIRILGEVTAEKVAILQEADAIYINNLKEAGLYDKVWQAGAIFLPVQSVGVMGDERTYENAIALRAVESVDGMTADWCHLPYNVLAKISNEIINKVKGINRVVYDISSKPPATIEWE; encoded by the coding sequence ATGCTAGAAAAAATCATAATTCTCGATTTTGGTTCCCAATATACACAGTTAATTGCCCGTAGGGTGCGTGAGTTAAACGTTTATTGTGAAATTCACCCATTTAACAACATTCCTGAAATCGGTTCAGACGTTAAAGGTATCATCCTGTCAGGTAGCCCATATTCTGTCCGTCAGAAAGACGCCCCACAGGTAGATCTTAACAAATTTGACAAACATCCTATGCTGGCGGTTTGTTATGGTGCACAATACATCGCACAACATGCAGGCGGTGAAGTACAAGCCTCTTCTACACGTGAATATGGCAGGGCCCACCTGAATTTCGTTGCCGAAGGCAATAAATTATTTAAAAATATTACTGCAGGTTCGCAGGTATGGATGTCACATGGCGATACCATTACGAAAGTACCTGCAAACTTTGAACTGATAGCCAGTACAGATAGTGTAAAAGTTGCAGCTTACCAGGTTAAAGACACACAAACTTATGCCATACAGTTTCACCCTGAGGTTACACATAGCACCGATGGTAGACAATTGCTGGAGAATTTTCTTGTCGGCATTTGCGGATGTAAGCAGGAGTGGACGCCCGATGCTTTTGTAGAAACCACCATTGCTGATTTAAAAGAAAAACTGGGCAATGATAAAGTGGTACTGGCCCTTTCAGGAGGGGTAGACTCGAGTGTAGCTGCTATCTTATTGCATAAGGCCATAGGTAAAAACCTGCACTGTATATTTGTAGACAATGGCTTGTTAAGAAAAGATGAGTATGCTGCCGTACTGGAACAATATAAACACCTTGGTTTGAACATCAAAGGTGTAGATGCAAAAGATCGTTTCTTGAGCCAGCTTGCCGGAGTTTCTGATCCTGAGTTGAAACGTAAAGCCATTGGAAGGGTGTTTATTGAAGTGTTTGATGATGAAGCGCACCAGGTACAGGATGTGAAGTGGCTGGCACAGGGTACCATATATCCTGATATCATAGAATCCGTTTCTGTAAAAGGACCTTCAGCTACCATTAAATCGCACCATAACGTAGGTGGTTTGCCCGATTTCATGAAACTTAAAGTTGTGGAGCCCCTGAATACTTTGTTTAAGGACGAGGTGAGAAGGGTGGGGACTTCTTTGGGACTGGAGCACTTTATCATCGGACGTCACCCTTTTCCGGGACCTGGATTAGCGATAAGGATACTGGGCGAGGTTACTGCTGAAAAAGTAGCCATTCTTCAGGAAGCAGATGCCATTTATATCAATAACTTAAAAGAAGCAGGTTTATACGATAAGGTATGGCAGGCCGGAGCCATTTTCCTGCCGGTTCAATCGGTAGGGGTAATGGGAGATGAGCGTACTTACGAAAATGCAATAGCCCTTCGTGCTGTTGAATCTGTTGATGGCATGACTGCCGACTGGTGTCATCTGCCTTATAACGTACTCGCAAAAATTTCTAATGAAATAATTAACAAAGTAAAAGGAATTAACCGCGTTGTATATGACATTAGCTCAAAACCACCAGCTACTATTGAGTGGGAATAA
- a CDS encoding ABC transporter substrate-binding protein, translating to MTLAQNHQLLLSGNKYWILILSVLFLSACSPKIRTESKQPEVPKEVPKTEKPAAKFEQASISLLAPFRLNEIRLKTATKAEVERAAMAIDFYQGFKLGIDSAAASGQNFKLKVYDTQDNNAQIGALIDNGGLMGSNLIVGPVFPEGLKYITNYSISRNIPVVNPLSAAHPDEFTNPNLISIVNNVDQHAAKIGSYISKNYNPANTVVVLINPKGSSDEVMAKPLRAYFTERNKFSFQEYASVFTMEPKIVKGKQYVIIVSSSDRKFVVPTLDKLMKIRKTGLNISVFGHPDWIKQNYNTEQLQALNTIISSSYKIDYTRPEVNTFIRKYRASFNFEPGEYSFKGFDIGFYFGKLLSSYGVDYLKYLTKERYKGLHNSFRFMHNNTLGYINTSLMLLKYKNFALNIVE from the coding sequence ATGACATTAGCTCAAAACCACCAGCTACTATTGAGTGGGAATAAATATTGGATCCTGATACTTTCAGTTCTTTTTTTATCGGCCTGCTCGCCAAAAATAAGAACTGAAAGTAAGCAGCCGGAAGTTCCAAAAGAAGTGCCGAAAACAGAAAAGCCCGCTGCAAAATTTGAGCAGGCCAGTATTTCGTTGCTTGCCCCCTTCAGATTAAATGAGATCCGGTTAAAAACTGCCACAAAAGCCGAGGTAGAGAGGGCTGCCATGGCCATCGATTTTTATCAGGGTTTTAAGTTGGGTATAGACTCTGCCGCTGCATCAGGTCAGAATTTTAAGCTGAAAGTATACGATACGCAGGACAACAATGCCCAGATAGGGGCACTGATTGACAATGGAGGGCTAATGGGCAGCAACCTGATTGTAGGGCCTGTTTTTCCGGAAGGATTAAAATACATTACCAATTATTCCATTTCCAGGAATATTCCGGTAGTAAATCCATTATCGGCAGCCCATCCGGACGAATTTACAAACCCCAACCTCATCTCAATTGTAAACAATGTTGATCAGCATGCAGCGAAAATTGGGAGTTACATCAGCAAAAATTATAATCCGGCAAATACCGTAGTTGTACTGATCAATCCAAAGGGTTCCAGTGATGAAGTAATGGCCAAACCTTTAAGAGCCTATTTTACTGAAAGGAATAAGTTCAGCTTTCAGGAATATGCTTCTGTTTTTACCATGGAGCCAAAAATTGTAAAAGGAAAACAATACGTAATTATTGTCAGTTCATCCGACAGGAAATTTGTTGTGCCCACACTGGATAAATTGATGAAAATCAGGAAGACAGGGTTAAATATCTCGGTTTTCGGGCATCCGGACTGGATCAAACAGAACTACAATACCGAGCAGCTGCAAGCTTTAAATACCATCATTTCCTCTTCATATAAAATTGACTATACCAGACCTGAAGTCAACACCTTCATCAGAAAGTACCGGGCCTCATTCAATTTTGAGCCTGGAGAGTATTCGTTTAAAGGCTTTGACATTGGTTTTTATTTTGGTAAGTTACTTTCCAGCTATGGTGTTGATTATTTAAAATACCTGACCAAAGAAAGATATAAAGGTCTGCACAATTCTTTTCGTTTTATGCACAACAATACATTGGGGTACATTAACACCAGTTTAATGCTGCTTAAATATAAAAACTTTGCTTTAAATATTGTTGAATGA
- a CDS encoding RNA methyltransferase translates to MRVEHQLRAFEQIFKSYDGVLPLHRFLFAYFKRNKQMGSSDRRWASRYLYNFFRLGKALIKEEYTLRLAVADFLCSHTSSLVIDTYLPGLKDQVVLSLPEKLALIKQQYPSFELDDVFSFHHKLSAGIDQQDFVPSFFIQPDLFIRVDTGYIEKVAATLRLEEIDFEKISETTLALPNGTKLDSVLAAHKQYQVQDLSSQQTGSFFKPQAWDKWWDCCAASGGKSLLLYDLEPKVELLVSDVRESSLHNLDERFQQAGLKKYQKKVLDLLQNNEQDLHHYEFDGILLDAPCSGSGTWGRTPEMLYYFEDHKISYFSGLQKKIAANVVKYLKEGKPLIYITCSVFKEENEDVVAFLLENLPLKLEKMQVIKGYAAKADTMFVARLIKQ, encoded by the coding sequence ATGAGGGTAGAACACCAGTTAAGGGCATTTGAACAGATCTTTAAAAGTTATGATGGCGTATTGCCGCTGCATCGTTTTTTGTTTGCTTATTTTAAACGGAACAAGCAGATGGGTTCGTCAGACAGGCGATGGGCAAGCCGTTATCTGTATAATTTTTTCAGACTTGGGAAAGCTTTGATCAAAGAAGAGTATACCCTTCGTCTGGCCGTGGCCGACTTTCTATGTAGCCATACCTCAAGTCTGGTGATCGATACTTATTTGCCAGGTTTAAAGGATCAGGTAGTGCTTTCTCTTCCCGAAAAATTAGCACTGATCAAACAACAATACCCTTCATTTGAATTGGATGATGTTTTTAGTTTTCATCATAAGCTATCTGCAGGTATCGATCAGCAGGATTTTGTGCCCTCCTTTTTTATACAGCCGGACCTGTTTATCAGGGTTGATACCGGTTATATAGAGAAAGTTGCTGCTACACTGAGGCTGGAGGAGATCGATTTTGAAAAAATAAGTGAAACTACACTGGCATTGCCCAACGGAACAAAATTAGATTCCGTTTTAGCAGCGCATAAACAGTACCAGGTACAGGATCTTTCTTCACAGCAAACAGGCAGTTTCTTTAAACCGCAAGCCTGGGATAAATGGTGGGACTGTTGTGCGGCATCTGGTGGTAAATCGTTATTGTTATATGATCTGGAGCCAAAGGTTGAGTTGCTGGTGAGTGATGTAAGGGAAAGCAGTTTACATAACCTTGATGAGCGTTTTCAGCAGGCGGGTTTAAAAAAATATCAGAAAAAAGTATTGGATCTGCTGCAAAATAACGAACAGGACCTTCATCATTATGAGTTTGATGGCATCCTGTTGGATGCACCTTGTTCCGGATCGGGAACCTGGGGAAGAACTCCCGAAATGTTATATTATTTTGAAGACCATAAGATCAGTTATTTTTCGGGGCTGCAAAAAAAAATAGCAGCTAATGTGGTCAAATATCTGAAGGAGGGCAAACCCCTGATCTATATCACCTGTTCGGTATTTAAAGAAGAAAATGAGGATGTAGTAGCTTTCCTGTTAGAAAACTTACCTTTAAAACTGGAAAAAATGCAGGTAATTAAAGGTTATGCAGCTAAGGCTGATACCATGTTCGTTGCCCGTTTGATCAAACAGTAA
- a CDS encoding MarC family protein → MEFNFSQILSTSMVLFAIIDILGAIPIVIELRKKAGHIQSEKATLVATVLMIIFLFAGETLLKVIGLDVASFAIAGSMVIFFIAMEMVLGLTIFKEGDAPETVSIVPLAFPLIAGAGTMTTLLSLKTEYATQNIVVGILINMMFVYFVLKNTERLERLFGKSGLNVLRKAFGIILLAIAIKLFRNNTGL, encoded by the coding sequence ATGGAATTTAACTTCAGTCAAATCCTGTCAACATCGATGGTCTTGTTTGCCATCATTGATATCCTGGGTGCCATTCCTATTGTGATAGAACTCAGAAAGAAGGCCGGACATATCCAGTCAGAGAAAGCCACACTTGTTGCTACAGTATTGATGATCATTTTTTTATTTGCAGGTGAAACCTTATTAAAGGTAATTGGATTGGATGTTGCCTCTTTTGCTATAGCAGGTTCTATGGTAATCTTTTTTATTGCCATGGAGATGGTATTGGGGCTTACTATATTTAAAGAAGGTGATGCACCTGAAACGGTATCTATTGTACCACTTGCCTTTCCTTTGATTGCAGGGGCAGGCACCATGACTACCCTGTTGTCTTTAAAAACAGAGTATGCAACTCAAAACATTGTAGTGGGGATCCTCATCAATATGATGTTTGTTTACTTTGTATTAAAAAATACAGAGCGGTTGGAAAGGTTATTTGGTAAATCAGGTTTAAACGTACTTAGAAAAGCATTTGGAATTATCTTGCTGGCCATTGCCATTAAACTGTTCCGGAACAATACAGGTTTATAA
- a CDS encoding SusC/RagA family TonB-linked outer membrane protein yields the protein MKLIFRNWIALVLLFCIAAVVPAFSQEKLVRGKVTDQKDKGVLPGVTVAVKGTTKRAATDPNGDYQISAGANDVLIFSFIGYGTKEVNVNTAAGSVLNVALSSGTNELDELVVVGYGTQKRKDVTGAVASVDKSRLDQLPNTNFAQALQGALPGVSVDQNSGGAEGNNNSIVIRGKNSITATNDPLIILDGIPYNGSISDINPPDIESIDILKDASASAIYGSRGSNGVILITTKKGSKGKAVISYDGFYGLQSFANLPDMLSPEEFYAFKRTREPNTAITTSEQAVYDSKVFPDWVDLATRMGSRTQHTLGVSGGGENSKYYVSATYLGVKGIALNDDFKRMSTRVNLEMNVTKWLTYGTNTQLSYNNRSGLAASFTGDYGAYRFNPLTTAYDASGNLTVYPWPDDVFFANPLATTLASNDDETYKVVSTNYLNVQLPFVKGLSYRLNTGVEYTNRDQRTYYGRNTRTGLKDNGNLSLGQTLQRNLLIENILNYNNTFGKHSISFTGLYSYQYDNIKGNSLDATGFPNDVLTYYQANVALSKTPGASYSKQTLVSQMGRINYTFNNKYLLTLTGRRDGFSGFGANKKYGFFPSVALGWNLSEEQFLRNVETISNLKFRLSYGSNGNQAVGTYRTLAKLSERSYVNGSATAPGYIPTSLANPDLGWETTNSLNAGIDFGLFKGRLTGSIDAYLSKTHDLLLKRQISPVHGVDTITQNIGKTANRGIELGLNSINIKSADFSWTTTANISLNRNKIEELYGNGKNDTLNTWFLGKPIDVNFDYIYGGVWQVGEDFSKSPQPNTKAGYAKVVDYNNDGKIDARDKTIIGSRQPDFSWGMGNNFTYKNFSLYVFAQGVVGTNRRNTFLADNVNSGVRYNTMRKNWWTPDNPTNEYYANDVNANIYGVPIFQSDSYLRVKDISLSYNLSARMLERLKLGRFKVYLNMRNLFTITKWTGLDPELNTQDAIPLQKEFILGLNIGL from the coding sequence ATGAAACTAATCTTCAGAAACTGGATTGCGCTTGTCTTGTTGTTTTGTATTGCTGCTGTTGTACCTGCTTTTTCGCAGGAAAAGCTAGTGCGTGGGAAAGTAACGGATCAAAAAGATAAGGGTGTATTGCCCGGTGTAACTGTGGCGGTAAAAGGAACCACTAAACGTGCCGCTACAGACCCTAACGGTGACTATCAGATTAGTGCGGGGGCAAATGATGTTCTTATATTTAGTTTTATCGGTTATGGAACTAAAGAGGTAAATGTGAACACGGCAGCGGGCAGCGTACTAAACGTAGCGCTCTCGTCAGGCACAAACGAGCTTGACGAACTGGTGGTTGTGGGCTATGGTACACAAAAACGCAAAGATGTGACCGGGGCCGTTGCCTCAGTAGATAAGAGCAGACTTGACCAACTGCCTAATACTAATTTTGCCCAGGCCCTGCAAGGTGCCCTGCCAGGCGTAAGTGTTGATCAGAACAGTGGTGGTGCTGAGGGTAACAATAATTCCATAGTGATCAGAGGTAAGAATTCCATTACGGCCACCAATGATCCGCTTATTATATTGGATGGTATTCCCTATAATGGCAGCATATCTGACATTAACCCTCCTGATATCGAGTCTATTGATATTTTAAAGGATGCTTCAGCATCAGCCATATATGGTTCCAGAGGATCTAATGGTGTTATTCTGATCACCACAAAAAAGGGGAGTAAAGGTAAAGCCGTTATTTCCTATGATGGCTTTTACGGACTGCAGTCTTTTGCCAACCTGCCGGATATGCTGAGCCCTGAAGAATTTTATGCTTTTAAACGTACACGTGAACCTAATACTGCCATTACAACCTCAGAGCAGGCTGTATACGATTCAAAAGTTTTCCCCGACTGGGTTGATCTGGCAACCAGGATGGGTAGTCGTACCCAGCATACACTTGGTGTGAGCGGAGGAGGTGAAAATTCGAAGTATTACGTTTCTGCCACCTATTTAGGTGTTAAGGGTATTGCCCTAAATGACGATTTTAAAAGAATGTCTACCCGGGTAAACCTGGAAATGAATGTAACCAAGTGGCTTACCTATGGCACCAATACCCAATTGTCTTACAACAATAGAAGTGGGTTGGCGGCTTCCTTTACAGGAGACTATGGTGCATACCGCTTTAACCCGCTTACCACTGCATATGATGCCAGCGGAAACCTTACGGTTTATCCATGGCCGGATGATGTTTTCTTTGCCAACCCCCTGGCAACAACATTGGCAAGTAATGATGATGAAACCTATAAGGTAGTCAGCACCAATTACCTGAATGTACAATTGCCTTTTGTAAAAGGGCTTTCTTATCGGTTAAATACAGGCGTTGAATACACCAATCGTGATCAGCGTACTTATTATGGCAGAAATACACGGACAGGTTTGAAAGATAACGGCAACCTGAGTCTTGGGCAAACGCTGCAGAGAAACCTGCTCATAGAAAATATATTAAATTACAACAATACTTTTGGCAAACATTCCATTAGCTTCACCGGCTTATACAGCTATCAATATGACAACATAAAGGGCAATAGCTTAGACGCAACTGGTTTTCCTAATGATGTGTTAACCTATTACCAGGCTAATGTTGCCCTCTCTAAAACACCTGGTGCCTCTTATTCAAAGCAAACACTGGTATCTCAGATGGGCCGTATCAATTACACTTTCAATAACAAATACCTTTTAACGCTAACCGGTCGCAGGGATGGTTTTTCGGGTTTTGGGGCCAACAAAAAATATGGATTTTTCCCTTCAGTAGCGCTTGGCTGGAATTTATCAGAAGAACAATTTCTCAGGAATGTAGAGACCATCTCCAATCTCAAATTCAGACTTTCTTACGGCAGCAACGGAAACCAGGCTGTAGGTACTTATCGTACACTGGCAAAATTATCAGAAAGATCTTATGTAAATGGATCTGCAACAGCACCAGGTTATATTCCTACCAGTCTGGCCAATCCGGATCTTGGATGGGAAACAACCAATAGCCTTAATGCGGGTATTGATTTTGGCTTGTTCAAAGGCCGGTTAACAGGCTCAATTGATGCTTACCTATCTAAAACACATGACCTGCTGCTAAAGCGGCAAATCTCTCCTGTGCATGGTGTGGATACCATTACCCAAAATATTGGGAAAACAGCTAACAGAGGGATTGAACTAGGCCTTAACAGCATCAACATTAAGTCTGCAGATTTTAGCTGGACCACTACTGCCAATATTTCGCTTAACCGGAATAAAATAGAAGAACTATACGGCAATGGCAAAAATGACACTTTAAATACCTGGTTTCTTGGCAAGCCGATTGATGTGAACTTCGATTATATTTACGGGGGAGTCTGGCAGGTAGGGGAAGACTTTAGCAAGTCGCCCCAGCCCAATACCAAGGCCGGGTATGCCAAAGTAGTGGATTACAATAATGACGGTAAGATTGATGCAAGGGATAAGACCATTATTGGAAGCCGGCAGCCAGATTTCAGCTGGGGAATGGGTAATAATTTTACCTATAAGAACTTTTCACTCTATGTATTTGCACAGGGGGTAGTGGGTACAAACAGGAGAAATACTTTTTTGGCAGACAATGTAAATTCTGGTGTACGGTATAACACCATGCGTAAAAACTGGTGGACGCCCGACAACCCTACCAACGAATATTATGCAAACGACGTTAACGCGAACATATATGGTGTTCCCATTTTTCAAAGCGACAGCTATTTGAGGGTTAAAGACATTTCATTGTCCTATAACCTTTCTGCCAGGATGCTGGAGAGACTTAAGCTGGGCAGGTTTAAGGTGTATCTTAATATGCGGAACCTGTTTACGATAACCAAATGGACCGGCCTGGACCCAGAATTGAATACCCAGGATGCCATTCCGCTACAAAAAGAATTTATACTGGGTTTAAATATTGGCTTATAG